A stretch of Pygocentrus nattereri isolate fPygNat1 chromosome 8, fPygNat1.pri, whole genome shotgun sequence DNA encodes these proteins:
- the sh2d1ab gene encoding SH2 domain-containing protein 1A: MEALPFYHGAISRETCEIRLGEAGKDGSYLIRDSESVPGAFCLCVLSNNLVYTYRLQQNNGGSWAAETAPGQQKRLFRKVKNLISAFEKPNQGIAIPLLYPVTVQNQHMSQTQ, encoded by the exons ATGGAAGCACTGCCTTTTTATCATGGGGCTATCAGCCGCGAGACCTGCGAGATCCGTCTAGGGGAGGCCGGCAAAGATGGCAGCTACTTAATCCGTGACAGTGAGAGCGTTCCTGGAGCTTTCTGCCTATGTGTACT GAGCAACAACCTCGTCTACACTTACCGGCTACAGCAGAACAATGGAGGCTCCTGGGCAGCAGAG ACGGCCCCCGGTCAGCAGAAACGCTTGTTCCGGAAAGTCAAGAATTTGATAAGCGCCTTTGAGAAGCCAAATCAAGGCATTGCCATTCCACTGCTCTACCCCGTGACTGTGCAGAATCAACACATGTCCCAAACACAGTGA
- the LOC108430887 gene encoding type-2 angiotensin II receptor has product MTGLLHFNISLNNTSVEEYELHSTCQTSPPVQHQNILIPTIYSIIFALGIIGNGLVVFVLCQTSIRKTVANTYILNLALSDLLFLLSLPFWAVYYSFDYDWIFGQLMCKLCGGLLTLNLYASIFFITCMSMDRYMAIVHPLKSQRCRNLCRARVVCFLVWFAAGLTTIPTMMFRDTLHISSVTACVIHFHSHSWFVGLALMKNILGFLLPFAIITSCYCSIGKHLLTAPGLDKSTSNLDRVLKMVGAVVLAFFFCWFPFHTLTFLDVLVSLKVLKACKVVQTISLGLPFTICLGFSNSAINPFLYCFVGNHFREQLGGLTQTHASNLSQKRGSFSTRLSSFSRKLSDLKDLATPENGTV; this is encoded by the coding sequence ATGACTGGATTGCTTCATTTCAACATATCGCTGAACAACACATCAGTGGAGGAATATGAACTGCATTCAACTTGCCAGACAAGCCCTCCAGTCCAACACCAGAATATCCTAATCCCGACCATCTACAGCATTATTTTTGCCCTGGGTATTATTGGAAATGGACTCGTGGTATTTGTCCTCTGTCAGACCTCTATCCGTAAAACAGTGGCCAACACTTACATTCTCAACCTAGCACTCTCCGACCTACTCTTTCTCCTTAGCCTTCCTTTCTGGGCGGTCTACTACTCCTTCGATTATGACTGGATCTTTGGTCAGCTAATGTGCAAGTTGTGTGGGGGTCTACTCACCCTCAATTTGTATGCTAGCATCTTCTTCATCACTTGTATGAGCATGGACCGCTACATGGCCATTGTCCACCCACTTAAGTCTCAGAGATGCAGGAACCTATGTAGAGCCCGAGTGGTCTgcttcttggtatggtttgctGCAGGACTGACCACTATCCCTACCATGATGTTCCGAGACACTCTTCATATTAGCAGTGTGACCGCCTGCGTGATCCACTTTCACAGCCACAGCTGGTTTGTAGGCTTGGCTTTGATGAAGAACATCCTGGGTTTCCTGTTGCCATTTGCCATCATCACTAGCTGCTACTGCAGCATCGGGAAACATCTTCTAACAGCTCCTGGCTTGGACAAGAGCACCAGCAACCTGGACAGAGTCCTCAAGATGGTGGGTGCCGTGGTTTtggccttcttcttctgctggTTCCCCTTCCATACGCTCACTTTCTTGGACGTGCTGGTCAGCCTCAAGGTTCTGAAAGCCTGCAAGGTGGTGCAGACCATCAGCCTTGGGTTACCCTTCACAATCTGCCTGGGCTTCTCCAACAGTGCTATCAACCCTTTCCTCTACTGCTTTGTGGGCAACCACTTTCGGGAACAGTTAGGAGGTCTAACCCAAACACATGCTTCCAATTTGTCTCAAAAACGAGGCTCTTTCAGCACCAGGCTCAGTTCGTTCTCTAGGAAGCTGAGTGACCTCAAAGACTTGGCAACTCCAGAGAACGGCACGGTGTGa
- the LOC108430900 gene encoding MICOS complex subunit MIC27 isoform X1, with protein MSSKVIKVVAVPAVLGFASIRVYAVREAKTERMFSPQELSIYSIEPQKRLQYVEEQPGALQSGLGKVRGSLQSYMQNIKSIFVSAKVTGVNLYHGGEDIYHFLKDPPSGFIPRVAVITLSGLAGMVLARKGSRMKRLVFPFSLATAGFAVCYPIQTISILKVSAKTIYAASHWTSSTVASLWKSPAAVPVSSVAIPSPETVAKASTATEEVEASGTEESSQEFPPPTKPSMTPMPEAQAAPVPLSVPVLAQASETEHFVPSAKDELIVADEEKTSSLSSSQTDESKLEMPSVQTTTESKATTEKKIPGVDLKLMDFGQSNPEDADLYSTRS; from the exons ATGTCGTCCAAG GTTATCAAAGTGGTGGCTGTCCCAGCAGTTCTTGGCTTTGCCTCGATCCGGGTTTATGCCGTGAGAGAAGCAAAAACGGAACGTATGTTCTCACCTCAAGAG CTCTCAATCTACTCCATTGAGCCACAAAAAAGGCTGCAATACGTGGAGGAACAGCCAGGAGCTCTACAGAGCGGTCTTGGTAAAGTCCGGGGAAGTCTGCAGTCCTATATGCAGAATATTAAA aGTATTTTTGTATCAGCTAAAGTAACAGGTGTGAATCTCTACCATGGAGGTGAAG ATATCTACCACTTCCTTAAAGATCCTCCCTCTGGATTCATCCCCAGAGTTGCTGTTatcactttgtctggcctggcTGGTATGGTTCTTGCAAGAAAAG GTTCACGCATGAAGAGACTGGTGTTTCCCTTCAGTTTGGCCACAGCAGGGTTTGCTGTGTGTTACCCTATACAGACCATATCCATCCTGAAG GTGAGTGCAAAGACAATTTATGCAGCCTCTCATTGGACAAGCTCAACTGTGGCATCACTATGGAAGTCACCTGCAGCTGTGCCAGTCAGTTCAGTg GCAATACCATCGCCTGAAACTGTGGCCAAGGCTTCAACAGCAACAGAAGAAGTTGAGGCTTCAGGAACAGAAGAAAGTTCCCAAGAGTTTCCTCCCCCAACTAAGCCCAGCATGACTCCCATGCCTGAAGCACAGGCTGCTCCTGTCCCACTTTCAGTCCCTGTCCTTGCACAAGCCTCTGAGACAGAACACTTTGTTCCCTCTGCAAAGGATGAACTCATAGTGGCTGATGAAGAAAAGACCTCTTCCTTATCTTCTTCTCAAACTGATGAGAGCAAACTAGAGATGCCATCCGTACAAACCACAACAGAAAGCAAAGCTACCACAG AGAAGAAGATCCCTGGAGTAGATCTTAAGCTGATGGACTTTGGACAGTCTAACCCAGAGGACGCTGACCTTTATAGCACACGCAGCTAA
- the LOC108430900 gene encoding MICOS complex subunit MIC27 isoform X2, with amino-acid sequence MSSKVIKVVAVPAVLGFASIRVYAVREAKTERMFSPQELSIYSIEPQKRLQYVEEQPGALQSGLGKVRGSLQSYMQNIKSIFVSAKVTGVNLYHGGEDIYHFLKDPPSGFIPRVAVITLSGLAGMVLARKGSRMKRLVFPFSLATAGFAVCYPIQTISILKVSAKTIYAASHWTSSTVASLWKSPAAVPAIPSPETVAKASTATEEVEASGTEESSQEFPPPTKPSMTPMPEAQAAPVPLSVPVLAQASETEHFVPSAKDELIVADEEKTSSLSSSQTDESKLEMPSVQTTTESKATTEKKIPGVDLKLMDFGQSNPEDADLYSTRS; translated from the exons ATGTCGTCCAAG GTTATCAAAGTGGTGGCTGTCCCAGCAGTTCTTGGCTTTGCCTCGATCCGGGTTTATGCCGTGAGAGAAGCAAAAACGGAACGTATGTTCTCACCTCAAGAG CTCTCAATCTACTCCATTGAGCCACAAAAAAGGCTGCAATACGTGGAGGAACAGCCAGGAGCTCTACAGAGCGGTCTTGGTAAAGTCCGGGGAAGTCTGCAGTCCTATATGCAGAATATTAAA aGTATTTTTGTATCAGCTAAAGTAACAGGTGTGAATCTCTACCATGGAGGTGAAG ATATCTACCACTTCCTTAAAGATCCTCCCTCTGGATTCATCCCCAGAGTTGCTGTTatcactttgtctggcctggcTGGTATGGTTCTTGCAAGAAAAG GTTCACGCATGAAGAGACTGGTGTTTCCCTTCAGTTTGGCCACAGCAGGGTTTGCTGTGTGTTACCCTATACAGACCATATCCATCCTGAAG GTGAGTGCAAAGACAATTTATGCAGCCTCTCATTGGACAAGCTCAACTGTGGCATCACTATGGAAGTCACCTGCAGCTGTGCCA GCAATACCATCGCCTGAAACTGTGGCCAAGGCTTCAACAGCAACAGAAGAAGTTGAGGCTTCAGGAACAGAAGAAAGTTCCCAAGAGTTTCCTCCCCCAACTAAGCCCAGCATGACTCCCATGCCTGAAGCACAGGCTGCTCCTGTCCCACTTTCAGTCCCTGTCCTTGCACAAGCCTCTGAGACAGAACACTTTGTTCCCTCTGCAAAGGATGAACTCATAGTGGCTGATGAAGAAAAGACCTCTTCCTTATCTTCTTCTCAAACTGATGAGAGCAAACTAGAGATGCCATCCGTACAAACCACAACAGAAAGCAAAGCTACCACAG AGAAGAAGATCCCTGGAGTAGATCTTAAGCTGATGGACTTTGGACAGTCTAACCCAGAGGACGCTGACCTTTATAGCACACGCAGCTAA